CCTCGTTTGAATTCATGTGCTGTCATGATTTCACCTCATTCTTGCATGCATAATCCCCTGATTCCACGTTTGAGTGTTTTCTCGTGCTTTGTGTTTGCTCAACATATTTCCGGCGGTGGTATAGTGTCCACAGCCTAACGCAAGGAGTTGGATCACACAAGTCTCCTGAGCTTGCACACATACCGTTCTTCTCTAATCGTACTGTCGCTGATGACTTCGTAACGACATTATCAGCTTTGATCAGAATCGAAAGCGCATTGTCTCCACATTTTGGACATTTGATCACATCACATACCTCAAGTCGGCATTTAACCTTATCCATCGAAGCAACAATCGGAACACTCAAGTGTACAAGATGATTGGAAGTctgttcttcatcttcaaccgCTTGGTGGAGATTGTATTCCTGATTCCGATCATTGGCATGATGGTAAGCATCTATACTTGTCTGGCATATGCATTTCCAGGATCCTAACATACCGAACAGGCCTACTTCGTCGACGGCTATCTCAAAGCAAACCAGATCACCCCGCCCTACATCTTGGTGCTTTTCATTGTCAGTGTGATCGCCGTCTTCTGGGCCTTCGATACGCTCATCCGCCATTCGACAACGAAGCGCTCTGCGTTCTTCGTCGCCTTCGTcgaccttcttttcttcggCGCTTTCATCGCTGGAGTCTACCAGCTCCGCTTCATCGCGAACGCCGATTGCGCTCACTGGAATGGCGGCTCTGTGTGGGTGTCGCTTGGCCCGTTTGGGTACCTTGGTTACGAAAACCAGAACCACTTGTACCTGGAGATCAATAAGACCTGCGCGATGCTGAAAACGTGCTTTGCGCTGGGGATCATGGAGACggtgttcttcttctggacgGCTATCCTGGCACTCTTTATCTACAGAAGGGACAGGGAAGTGGTCGTCAAGGAGACAACGACGGtgcggaggagaagccaCAGCAGCCGACGGGGTCATGGCCACAAGCATCGCAGCTCCTCGAGGAGTCGCCAGCACTATGTTGTCTGAGCATGATTGACGATAATATTTTATGTTTTATGATTAATGGAATATACGATGATGTGAAAGATATGCAATTTGCTCAAGAAATGAGGGGAGAAACAAGTGAACAGGCGCAGGGACAAGAAGGTATCAAGATTGGTGATGCTAAGGAAAGTTTGTCTTGATTCCGGGGTGTCCTTTGAGCTGACACACTCTGCCGGGTGAAGCCCACGTATTACGTATGAATGCCTCGCACAACTGTTTGATCTTTGCGACTATTTGAAATATGATGATTCACGAGTCAGCTTGGAATTCTTGTTTCAACTGCTTGGGCCCTGTAGGTTATGTCTTTCCTGATACTGGAGTCCACTATGTCGAATCCATCGAATGCTACCTACTTACCTGTTTTGTTCTGCCCGGCCTGTTTctacatactccgtagtcatcGCTTATCCCTTGTTAACCGGATAGGCTATATGCAAGATGAATCACGCCTCAAGAACCAAGATCCGAGTGCATTGACAGTCATGGGGATCCATACCTGAGATCTCGTGCAGGTCGAACCTCCTGTATCTCGGTTTCATCGACCCAGTCCATGACTAGATCATTCTTGGTTCGTCTGTTGGCGACAAACCATGCCACGTATCGAAATGTGATTTGAATTTCCTCATGACAGCATGGATTGGGAGGCAAATACCTTCCGACCATAGGTCAGACTCATACTACTCTCAGGCCCAACAGTCAGATGCAACCGCTCAGGGAACCATCATTGACATGGGAATGCCTGCAGTCAGCTGTTGGAGCGGCATCTTATTCGTGGCTCGAAGCGAGTATCAGGGCCAAAAAAGGAGTTCAGCCACCAACCGTCAGCTCAGCAGGGTGAACCGTGTTGTCGTAAGTGTCCAAGGATATTGGTGGCAATGCATTGTTAGGCAGCGTGGTTCGAACGCAACATGCATGAACTATTGCAGGCTGTCGATTTTGAGACTGTTAATGGGTGTGATAAGTGAGGGGTTGTGGTGCCCTGATAAGTCGATATAGTCAGTTTGAGCCGTGCCGCTATGGCTCTGCTTGCTTTTCGGGCGGAGCGCCACATGAATTTGTAGGTGTATGGCTTATTGCCACGCCGTCGGGGATTTCCGCCCCCCTCGCCCATTCTTATCCTATTGTGGGGAAGCTGACCTTCATCGTCACTGACCACGCAGATGCAGTTACCATCATCCCTGCCCTCATCTAATTTACTAGACATATCCGAATTATTTAAGGCAGAGAGATGTCTGTCCTGGAGAGGTCCCATTGCTCGGGCCATTGTTTATACTCACTGAAGTGGGATTCATGCTCTGGACACCGGTCAATGACGTTTTCGTCCATCGGTAAGCTCCGACAGGTCTCTTATCTGTATACCGAAGGAGGTTGATTGAACTTCGACCCATCTCTGTCTGGTTTTCATATATCGAGTGTCGGTTTCCTGTTTGATATAGTCAATCTCGAGGCGATATATTGCTGTCCGTGTGCGAATCTTCCAGTGTTTGGTTGGTCGCGTGGTGGAGTTAGGTTGTCGCCACCTTTTACTCGCATCGGCGCAACAGCTCGATTGAATTATTCGCAGTCGAATTCTTGAGGCAGACCTATCTGGAGTGATAAACGTTCCAATATGGTGGGAGTCACAAGCTGTGAAGAAGAAATACTGGAGTATGGAAGGGGATACTCGGAGGATGTGGACACAATCCGAGAGAGAGAGTATCCGCAGCTGAAAGGTGCGCCCCCTTTGCTTGAGGAAGGCCACACTATATTTGACCTCTGTACTTATCGTTGTTGCAGATACGACATACCTGGACCATGCAGGAACCACCTTATATGCCAAGTCATTGATTGAGTCCTTCTCTCGCGAGTTGACGTCGAATTTGTTCGGGAATCCCCATTCCTTGTCCACCTCCTCACAGCTGTCCACGCAGCGTGTGGATGATGTTCGTCTTCGAGCCCTTCGCTTCTTCAAAGCAGACCCGGAAGAATTTGATCTTGTATTTGTGGCGAATGCCACAGCGGCGATCAAGCTGGTTGCGGATGGAATGAGGGATTCAACACGGCAGGGATTCTGGTATGGGTACCACGTGGACGCTCATACGAGTCTTGTTGGTGTACGAGAGCTCGCGGAGAAGGGGGGTCGGTGCTTCACCTCTGATGACGAGGTCGAAGATTGGATCTCAAGGTTGTGTGATGTCCGATCTGAGTCGCTCAAATTGTTTGCGTATCCCGCGCAGTCGAATATGAACGGTCGCCGTCTGCCATTTTCATGGTGCAAGAAGATCAGAGATCAGGGCGAGACTACTGGCGGGAACGTTTATACGCTCCTCGACGCGGCGTCTTTGGTTTCGACCTCGCCTCTTGATTTGAGCGATGCATCCGCTGCACCGGACTTTACGGTCCTAAGTTTCTATAAGATCTTCGGTTTTCCAGACCTTGGCGCGTTGATTGTCCGCAAGAGTGCTGGACAGATCTTTGAGCACCGCAGGTATTTCGGCGGAGGCACTGTGGATATGGTTCTGACACGCGGGCTGCAATGGCATGCAAAAAAGCAATCTTCGATACATGACCGGCTTGAGGACGGCACTCTCCCGTTCCACAATATCATTGCCCTTGACTCGGCGTTTGCAACTCATGAGCGTCTGTTCGGCTCGATGCAAAATATCTCGTCTCATACCCGCTTTCTGGCAAAGCGCCTGTATGACCGACTAAACGCCTTGAGACATTTCAACGGGCAGAGAGTCTGCGAGCTTTATAAGTCTCCACGGTCAGACTACAACCAGCCCTCCACACAAGGCCCTATCATTGCTTTCAACCTCCGCAACAGCCAAGGGTCGTGGATCGGAAAGTCTGAAGTCGAGAGACTCGCAGCAACGAAAAATATCCAAATCAGATCCGGTTCCCTGTGCAATCCGGGAGGAACGTCGGGAAGTCTTGGGTGGACGGGGGCTGACTTGCTCCAGCAATTTTCGGCGGGTTTGCGTTGTGGAGATGATCACGACGTCATGGACGGCCGGCCGACCGGCGTATTAAGGCTGAGCCTGGGACCAATGACTAACTTGGAGGACATCAATACCTTTGtcgagcttgtcgaggaGTTTTATGTCGAGAAGGCGGCAACTGTGGACTCTCTGGTTGCACCAGTACACAGTGTGCCACTTCAACAACCCCGCTTCTATATTGAAAGCCTGTCTCTCTATCCGATCAAGAGCTGCGGACCATTCAAAGTTCCTGATGGAAGGCGCTGGGAAATCAGAAGGGAAGGGCTGGCTTGGGACCGAGAATGGTGTCTTATACACCAGGGTACTGGTGCCGCCTTGAACCAGAAGAAGTATCCGCGTATGGCTCTCATTCGACCTTCTATTGACCTTGACCGCAATGTGCTGCGTGTCACTTGCGGGGAGCCGGGTTCAACTGATCAGAAGCTCCTGGAAGTTTCTCTCCTGCGTGAGAACACAGAATTGGCTACGACCTCCCTTTGCCAGCGAACATCAAAGGCCTCTACAGTTTGTGGAGACCAGGTGACTGTACAGGCCTATACCTCTCCCCCTGTCGCACAGTTTTTCTCCGATTTCCTTGGTGTTCCTTGCACACTGGCACGATTTCCGCCACATAGCTCAACTAGGTATGCCTCACCTCGGAAAGCCCCCGGGGCTTGGAAACAGTACCTGAGGAAGTTCGTGATGCCAGGCTCTTTCCCCCAAGACCCTTCGCCGCCTCCGGCTGAGAAACATCCCATTCTTCTGTCCAATGAGAGTCCTATTCTCCTCATCTCGCGGTCTTCTGTAAATTACTTGAACGAGAACATCAAAGCCAATCAAAAGAAGATTAGGACTGGGACCAGCAAAGCCGTGGCCGCTGACGTCTTCCGGGCCAATATCGTCGTCGCAGAGAGTCTCGCAGACTCGCCCAAGATGGAGCAACCATACATCGAAGATCAATGGGAGGCCCTCAAAATCGGACCTGGAGAGCTTCGGTTTGACGTTCTTGGTTCCTGTCAACGATGCTCGATGGTCTGCATTGACCAGTTTACCGGCGTTCGTCGTGACGAGCCCTTTTCGACGCTGGCAAAGACCAGGAAGATCAATAATAAAATCGTTTTTGGGAGACATTGCTCCCTTTCTGCGTCAGAAGTTACGCAAGACCAGCATGATAATGCAGAGCGCTGGACGCTGATGGTTGGCGATATCGTTATCCCTTCGTATGCGCATGATTACACCTTATGAGAGTCATCTGGTTGCCCGCTTTGGTTGGCGTTGGCTATGAGCGACTTGTTTTGATGACACATATATATGGCCACTCAAGTTATTGAATACTTATTGCCACGTATGATTGTCCTGTATGAGCCAGTTTCCAGTCCTGGAGTTTGTTTCAGGATTTTGAAATATTCAATATACACACAAATTCTATGCACCATGGAACGCTTTGTGCAATTTCTGCTATAACATCTATTTGTACAGTACATATGCAAACAAGAACTCCCATCCCAAACCCCGTCAATGATCCGTATAGTAATCTTAGCCAAGCTGTGTAAGTCGAGGATTGGCAAATAAAACAGACGCGACAAGATGAAATCCCGGGTGATAGAAAAGACATTGACATACAATCGTTCACCTCTTGGGCCATTGCTTCCAGCCACGACCATGACCTCTCTGTGCATCGCACCAGGTTAGCCTCGACACATTCCAACCGGACACTCAAACATCAACTGAATGCTTACCTGCTTCCACAACCGGATCATCTCCGGCATCTCCATCATAGCCTTGCGTCTGTCCTCCAAACGAGCTTCCATCGTCCGCTCCCATTTGTGACCCTTGACCTTCTGTCCAACACCGGTACCCTTGATCGCCAGTCCGCGCTCCGCCCGTCTTGTCTCCTTATACTCGGTCGACTTGCGCCCAGGCGGCAGCAAAGCCTCCACATTATACTTGATAGCCAACTTGACCAGCTCCGCCTGTCTCCTCAGCCCGATGGGCGGGCCGATCCACTTGCCATTGCGGAAGTTCTTGCGAGGGAGGAAAGGGTTGGGATGTTCCGGGTTGGAGTAGAGGAGCGCTTTGGACGGGGAGAAGGCTTTTGGGTCGGGCTTTTTGAAGCCCTTTGCGTCTCTGTTGGGCGTGTATGGCGATGGAAGGGATTCCTCGGCCGCAGTTTCGGGTTCAGTGATCGGAGGGCGTACGGCCGCGGAGTAGATTTGCGGAGGATAGCGGGCGAAGAAATTGCGTAGGCGGAGAGGGAGCTTGCTCACCAGGTCGGTGGCTGCTGTTGTGGCGGACATGTTGAAATGTAATAAGCCAAGCCAAAATCCCCCGGTAAGATGTGAGGTTGGGGACTTGGGATAGGATAAATGTTCGGTTGGCGATCGATAGCTTCAAAGGAAATACTCCTGGATATGGTATGAGAAATTCCACAGCCCGGGGTGCGGCTAAGCCACATCAGTTTAGGCTTGGCAGCGAGAAAAGGCGGCAGATGTGTGGCTGGTGAGAGTggcttcttcctcaacttGGTGAAGTTCTACCTGTCTCTCCCGCAACCGTCTCACTTGTGTTATTCAGGAGTCTTTGTCTCCTCCGTTCATTGCATTCCCTCTTTCTCAAGTCTCTCCATTTATCGTGTATTACTCCTTCTCGCCTGTCCTTGCGCTGCTTGCACCTTTGAGTGATTGCCATTATGGCGGACTTTAACTATGGAGGTtccgaggaggagaacgCCGAGTTGAGAAAGCTTGAGACTGAACTTGTATGATCCTGATTTACGCATGCTATTCCGAAGCGCAAGTGTTGTAGCTAACAGATGTACATCTCAGGCCGATGACCCTGACAACTTCGAGACGTGGGAGAAGCTTGTTCGCGCTGCCGAGGCGCTGGAGGGTGGAATCAATCGCAACTCCAATCCGCAGGCCATAACAACTGTCAGAAACGTCTACGATCGGTTCTTGGCTAAATTTCCCTTGTTGTTCGGATACTGGAAGAAATATGCCGACCTAGAGTTCTCCATCACGGGTACAGAAGCAGCGGACATGGTATGAAGTCCCTCTCTCTACCGCGCATGTTCGGTGCTAACATCTGGTTTCCTAGGTCTATGAAAGGGGAGTTGCTAGCATCTCATCTTCCGTTGATCTATGGACCAACTACTGCTCCTTCAAGGCGGAGACCTCCCATGATCCTGACATCATTCGAGAGTAAGTATACTATAGCTggtttcctttccttccctgTAACCGTTACCGACACAGCGCGGACCTTATCGTGGTGCCGAATATGCATGATGCAAGATTCCACTGGCAACAAATCCCTTGATGATGGGTGAGATTGTCGCCTTACCCAGGTTCCACTGAAGTTTACTTCTCACCCTTGGCTTTTCAGGCTGTATCCTTTCCCTTGGTGAAATTGATTTGACCTCAAGCACCACTTCCTTGCACGGATACCAAGACCAGTAACTCTGTTCGGAGACTGCTTCTTGCGCGCACGATGCGCAGGGAGGGGGAAGGAGAATTCTTCCCTCAGTCTGATCATCCTACTCGTTGAATTATTTGGGCTCACGCACTGATTAGTTAAAACTGATGTTTGCCATCCTTGCCATCCCCCCTTTCCGTATACCCTCCTTTACCCCGTTTCTGCTCAAACAATGTGCTAGTTGCTGGGGCTAACATACTTTTCTGCAGGTTGTTCGAGCGAGGAGCTAGCAGCGTCGGATTAGATTTCCTGGCGCATCCCTTCTGGGATAAATATATCGAGTTCGAAGAACGAGTCGAAGCTCCTGAAAAGATTTTTGCCATTCTTGGCCGCGTTATTCACATTCCAATGCATCAATATGCTCGGTACTTCGAAAGATATCGCCAGCTTGCGCAAACTCGTCCATTATCAGAATTGGCGCCTGCGGAGACTTTGTCTCAATTCCGCGCCGAGCTTGAAGCAGCCGCTGGCCAGATACCCCCCGGCGCAaaggcagaagcagaaatcGAGAGGGATCTCCGGCTCCGTGTCGACGCTTATCATCTTGAAATTTTCTCAAAGACACAGACAGAGACCACCAAGCGATGGACCTACGAGTCGGAGATTAAACGCCCATATTTCCATGTCACAGAGCTGGACGAAGGTCAGCTAACCAACTGGAAAAAGTACCTGGATTTCGAAGAGGCAGAGGGATCATATCCTCGAATTCAGTTCTTATACGAGCGGTGTCTCGTGACATGCGCTCATTACGACGAGTTCTGGCAGCGCTATGCGAGATGGATGTCTGCCCAGCCTggcaaggaggaagaggtgcGGAATATCTATCAACGTGCAAGCTGCTTCTATGTTCCCATTGCAAACCCCGCCACGCGCCTTCAGTACGCATATTTTGAAGAAATGAGCGGCCGGGTGGACGTTGCTAAGGATATCCACGATGCGATACTTGCCACCCTACCAAACCATGTGGAGACTATTATCTCCTTGGCTAACATGTGTCGTCGTCATGGTGGCCTTGAGGCTGCGATTGAAGTATACAAGAATCAGTTGGATTCACCTCAGTGCGACCTGGCTACCAAGGCTGCTCTTGTTGCCGAGTGGGCTCGCCTCCTATGGAAGATTAAGGGCTCAGCCGAGGATGCGCGTCAAGTCTTCCAGAAGAATCAGCAGTACTACCTGGACAGCCGTCCATTCTGGAACAGCTATCTCATGTTTGAGTTAGACCAGCCCACGAGTGCTGCTACAGAGAACGTCCAATACGAACGGATCAAGCAGGTGGTTAATGACATTCGTTCTAAGAGTGCCCTTTCGCCCGACGTCGTGAGAGACCTCGTTCAGATCTATATGGTCTACTTGCTTGAACGGGGAACCAAGGACGCGGCGAAGGAGTACATGACTCTTGATCGCGAGGTCCATGGTCCTGCCTCTGTGGCTCATACCAAGACTGGAGGCGCAGTGCAAGCCCCGCAGAACAGCAGTCAGGCGGCACCTGTGGCTACTGTTGTGGACCCAACAGTTGCTGCCGCCGGCGCTGCTCCTCAAACCAGCCCATATCCTTACTATCAACAAACTCCGGTCAATGGTGGTGTAAGTGCTTAGTTGGCATGTGTGATCTCAGCAATAGACACTGGCTGACTGCTGCCATGGGTTAGTACCCGTCTCAGCCCGTCCCCTACCGATAAGGTAAATGGCTTTCTCATGCTTTCCTCTTTCGCCTCCGGTAGGAGCCATCTCCCATGTAGACCAACTACTTCATTGCTCGCTCTTTGCAACAGCAATAGCAATAGCGGTTCTGTCGCACCAAACGCAGAGGTTCGTCAACATCTCGGCGGAcactctgcttctccgcctccttcTCAAATGATATCATGCCAGCTGATTGGGTGGAATTATGGATTTGGACATTTCTTTTTCGATCGTGTACTCTAATTCTAGGTCGCAATGCCACTGAGACTTCATGTACTCATTTGCTGGTATCCTTTCCACTGGTAATGTAGACAGATCACGTGACTGCGCGTCGTGCTTCTATGCCATCCGTAGAAATTCGAGATACGCTTCACTTATCGAAGAGTCCGCAACTGCTACTTGCAACATACTTCCCCGCAAACCACCATGGATGGCATCATTTCAAACGGCTCTCCAGGTGCGCCTGTTACCCAGCCCCCTCCTGAGCCATTAGAAAGACCTCCTACAccacctccccctcccccagAAGATTCCGCCGcccctcctccgcccccAGACACTTCCGtgccgccaccgccgccggaagatgctcctccagctccgccgcccgagaagaagaagaaggtagGGTGGGGCGCGAAACGCCCAGCAGCGACGCCGTTGAGCGTTGAGGAACTTGtacggaagaagagggaggcAGATGCGGCAGCAGCCAAGGTGGGCTTTCCTCCAAACATGCGGACTACGCACTAAACACAATAGCTGATACTCTGACTTACTGCGCAGCCGAAATTCTTATCCAAAGCTGAGCGCGAGCGGATTGCTCTAGAGAAGCGCGCCAAGGAGGTGGAAGCAGGGCGACGATTGAAATTGGACCCATTCACCGACGGTACAGACCGAAGCGGGACGCAATCACCGTCAGTTTACCCCGAGACTCCCAACGGCGATGAGAGGTCGATACCTACCGGCCCCCGAGCGATGCGAAACTCAGAAGTCCCGACCGGCCCGGCCGCGATGCGCAACAAGACTTACGACAtgtcgccgccgcctccgccaAAAGCTATGTCGTTTAGTCTAACGGATGGGAAAGGAGACAGCAAGCGccaggcggaggaggacgaggcggCGGCCCAAGCTGCCTTGATCAAGCAAAAGTACATGGGAACGGAGAAGACGTCGAGTTTctcagcgaagaagaagcgcaagaggaCGACTGATCGGAAGTTCAATTTCGAGTGGAACGCGGAGGAAGATACGAGCGGGGACTATAACCCGTTGTATCAACAGCGGCATGAGGCCAACTTCTACGGGCGTGGCCGGTTGGCTGGTTTCGGAGACGACGTGGCCGATACGTTAGCGCAGAAGTATGCCAGGGCTCTGGAAGACCGCGATCGGGAAGCTGGAAGCATCCGAGCGCGAGAGATACTGGAGATGGAGCGGAGACGAAGGGAGGAGAGTACGCGGAACCAGCTCGACAAACACTGGAGCGAGAAGAAGTTGGAACACATGCGCGAGAGGGACTGGCGTATCTTTAAAGAAGATTTCAACATCAGTACCAAGGGCGGTAGTGTGCCGAATCCCATGCGGTCATGGGAGGAATCTGGCCTTCCCAAGCGGCTCCTGGAGCTTGTGGACCAGGTTGGCTACAAGGAGCCCACACCGATTCAGAGAGCTGCTATCCCTATCGCTCTGCAATCACGAGACCTGATTGGTGTTGCCGTTACAGGTTCGGGGAAAACCGCGTCATTCTTGCTCCCGCTGCTGGTATACATCTCAGAGCTGCCCCGGATTGACGAATTCGAATGGAGGAAGAACGACGGTCCATACGCCATCGTCCTAGCTCCTACCCGAGAACTGGCACAGCAAATCGAGATCGAAGCCAGGAAGTTCACACAACCACTCGGGTTCAACGTCGTCAGTATCGTCGGTGGTCACTCTTTCGAAGAACAAGCGTACAGTCTCCGAAACGGCGCGGAGATCATCATCGCGACGCCAGGCCGTCTAGTTGACTGCATTGAGCGCCGTCTCCTCGTGCTTAGCCAGTGCTGCTACGTCATCATGGACGAAGCTGACCGGATGATCGATCTCGGCTTCGAGGAGCCCGTGAACAAAATCCTCGACGCCCTTCCCGTCACCAACGAGAAGCCCGACAcggaagaagccgagaacTCCGCCGCCATGAGGAGTCACCGCTACCGCCAGACAATGATGTACACGGCCACCATGCCCTCGGCCGTCGAGCGCATCGCCCGCAAATACCTCCGCCGGCCCGCCATCGTGACGATCGGCAGCGCCGGCGAGGCGGTCGACACCGTCGAGCAGCGCGTCGAGATGATCGCCGGTGAAGACAAACGCAAGAAACGGCTCGCCGACATCCTCTCCTCGGGCGAGTTCCGACCCcccatcatcgtcttcgtcaacatCAAGCGCAACTGCGACGCCATCGCCCGTGAGATCAAACAAATGGGCTTCTCCTCCGTTACCCTGCACGGAAGCAAGACCCAGGAACAGCGTGAAGCTGCGCTTGCCTCCGTGCGTAACGGCTCGACGGACGTCCTTGTCGCCACGGATCTCGCAGGTCGTGGTATCGACGTCCCCGACGTCAGTCTCGTCGTCAACTTCAATATGGCCAACTCCATCGAGAGCTACACGCATCGTATCGGTCGTACCGGTCGTGCAGGTAAGAGTGGTGTGGCTATCACTTTCCTCGGCAACGAGGATGCAGACGTCATGTATGTCCATCCCCCCCCTTTTTGCTTTCTTCCCGTCTCAGAATTATTAGGAGGATATGGTATGCTGACTTTTCTATTTACTACAGGTATGATCTCAAGCAGATGCTCATGAAGTCGCCCATCTCTCGCGTCCCCGAAGAACTACGCAAGCACGAAGCCGCCCAGTCTAAGCCTAACCGGGGACTGGCGAAAAAGAGTGACGACAGCTCAGGATTTGGGACTAAAAGTGGGTGGCAGTAGAATAACATAGACCCATCATGCTGTATACCTTTATGACCTATGTACCTATATGCTGAGCGAAGAGACATTCTTATGGGGCTCCAAGTGCATTCTGGTCCCTCAGGGTCGACTTAGGACTTGTGGTGCGACCATACACCTGTAAGAAGCACATAGCCTCATCTTCAGGCACTACTCTTGATCGCCTGTATCTGTGTAAAGCTCCCATGCTCCTCGCACTTTCAATGTACGCATCGTGACCCAGGCTTTCACAAAGCTGCACAGTAAGTTTTCTTCGAAAGTTAAGTCTAGTTCGGTAAAGACTCTTAAACTTTTGGTGTATATCTGTTATCTTCTCTACAACTTCTCATTTCTGAGGTAACCATTGGACTTCAGCCAAGACTCAACGTCAGCGCGGTCACGCTTCAGCCATTGGACCTTGGCCCGGATAGCATCCAGACTCTGCGAAATCGCACGATCATAGCCCTAAATAGTCAATTAGCCATGTATCTCTAGAAACTAACAGGCGACAAAACTCACCTTGGTATCCTTGTTCTCAAAAAATGTCTGCACATCCTTCAACTGCTCCTCGGTGCAGAAGCTAGCAGTGCAGAGCTGAACAACTGTGCCCAGCATACCAAGTGCAGGGGGCAGACGCTTGTAAAGGGCGTCCCAGTTCGTCTTCATCCAGTCCCAACGGGCTTCAATGGCAGCAGGCGAGCCACGGAGTCCTCCGAGAGGCATGTAGATATCCTGGTTCTTAACCTCATCACTGCTGGCCAGGCCCAGAGTACGCTGAATCAGAGCGGGATCTTCGGCAGAACCGAGGCAGCGCAACGCGGTTGTCTTCTCATCAGAGGTAGGAGCGTTGCGGAAACGGTCCAGTACGACATTGTATTCCTTCTCTCCGCCGTGtttgaggacgatggagaagacACTACCGCGGATGTTAGGGTGGATGGCACCCAGGTCACCACCAGCAAATCGCTGGAACATGTCCTGAGCGGCCTTGACGACAACAGGATCTTCGGCCATTCCTGCGCTACCGAACATAAGAGCCTTG
The Aspergillus fumigatus Af293 chromosome 4, whole genome shotgun sequence DNA segment above includes these coding regions:
- the prp28 gene encoding mRNA splicing protein PRP28, with amino-acid sequence MDGIISNGSPGAPVTQPPPEPLERPPTPPPPPPEDSAAPPPPPDTSVPPPPPEDAPPAPPPEKKKKVGWGAKRPAATPLSVEELVRKKREADAAAAKPKFLSKAERERIALEKRAKEVEAGRRLKLDPFTDGTDRSGTQSPSVYPETPNGDERSIPTGPRAMRNSEVPTGPAAMRNKTYDMSPPPPPKAMSFSLTDGKGDSKRQAEEDEAAAQAALIKQKYMGTEKTSSFSAKKKRKRTTDRKFNFEWNAEEDTSGDYNPLYQQRHEANFYGRGRLAGFGDDVADTLAQKYARALEDRDREAGSIRAREILEMERRRREESTRNQLDKHWSEKKLEHMRERDWRIFKEDFNISTKGGSVPNPMRSWEESGLPKRLLELVDQVGYKEPTPIQRAAIPIALQSRDLIGVAVTGSGKTASFLLPLLVYISELPRIDEFEWRKNDGPYAIVLAPTRELAQQIEIEARKFTQPLGFNVVSIVGGHSFEEQAYSLRNGAEIIIATPGRLVDCIERRLLVLSQCCYVIMDEADRMIDLGFEEPVNKILDALPVTNEKPDTEEAENSAAMRSHRYRQTMMYTATMPSAVERIARKYLRRPAIVTIGSAGEAVDTVEQRVEMIAGEDKRKKRLADILSSGEFRPPIIVFVNIKRNCDAIAREIKQMGFSSVTLHGSKTQEQREAALASVRNGSTDVLVATDLAGRGIDVPDVSLVVNFNMANSIESYTHRIGRTGRAGKSGVAITFLGNEDADVMYDLKQMLMKSPISRVPEELRKHEAAQSKPNRGLAKKSDDSSGFGTKSGWQ
- the hxB gene encoding putative molybdenum cofactor sulfurase protein (HxB) produces the protein MVGVTSCEEEILEYGRGYSEDVDTIREREYPQLKDTTYLDHAGTTLYAKSLIESFSRELTSNLFGNPHSLSTSSQLSTQRVDDVRLRALRFFKADPEEFDLVFVANATAAIKLVADGMRDSTRQGFWYGYHVDAHTSLVGVRELAEKGGRCFTSDDEVEDWISRLCDVRSESLKLFAYPAQSNMNGRRLPFSWCKKIRDQGETTGGNVYTLLDAASLVSTSPLDLSDASAAPDFTVLSFYKIFGFPDLGALIVRKSAGQIFEHRRYFGGGTVDMVLTRGLQWHAKKQSSIHDRLEDGTLPFHNIIALDSAFATHERLFGSMQNISSHTRFLAKRLYDRLNALRHFNGQRVCELYKSPRSDYNQPSTQGPIIAFNLRNSQGSWIGKSEVERLAATKNIQIRSGSLCNPGGTSGSLGWTGADLLQQFSAGLRCGDDHDVMDGRPTGVLRLSLGPMTNLEDINTFVELVEEFYVEKAATVDSLVAPVHSVPLQQPRFYIESLSLYPIKSCGPFKVPDGRRWEIRREGLAWDREWCLIHQGTGAALNQKKYPRMALIRPSIDLDRNVLRVTCGEPGSTDQKLLEVSLLRENTELATTSLCQRTSKASTVCGDQVTVQAYTSPPVAQFFSDFLGVPCTLARFPPHSSTRYASPRKAPGAWKQYLRKFVMPGSFPQDPSPPPAEKHPILLSNESPILLISRSSVNYLNENIKANQKKIRTGTSKAVAADVFRANIVVAESLADSPKMEQPYIEDQWEALKIGPGELRFDVLGSCQRCSMVCIDQFTGVRRDEPFSTLAKTRKINNKIVFGRHCSLSASEVTQDQHDNAERWTLMVGDIVIPSYAHDYTL
- a CDS encoding putative mRNA splicing protein (Prp39) produces the protein MADFNYGGSEEENAELRKLETELADDPDNFETWEKLVRAAEALEGGINRNSNPQAITTVRNVYDRFLAKFPLLFGYWKKYADLEFSITGTEAADMVYERGVASISSSVDLWTNYCSFKAETSHDPDIIRELFERGASSVGLDFLAHPFWDKYIEFEERVEAPEKIFAILGRVIHIPMHQYARYFERYRQLAQTRPLSELAPAETLSQFRAELEAAAGQIPPGAKAEAEIERDLRLRVDAYHLEIFSKTQTETTKRWTYESEIKRPYFHVTELDEGQLTNWKKYLDFEEAEGSYPRIQFLYERCLVTCAHYDEFWQRYARWMSAQPGKEEEVRNIYQRASCFYVPIANPATRLQYAYFEEMSGRVDVAKDIHDAILATLPNHVETIISLANMCRRHGGLEAAIEVYKNQLDSPQCDLATKAALVAEWARLLWKIKGSAEDARQVFQKNQQYYLDSRPFWNSYLMFELDQPTSAATENVQYERIKQVVNDIRSKSALSPDVVRDLVQIYMVYLLERGTKDAAKEYMTLDREVHGPASVAHTKTGGAVQAPQNSSQAAPVATVVDPTVAAAGAAPQTSPYPYYQQTPVNGGYPSQPVPYR
- a CDS encoding mitochondrial 54S ribosomal protein mL59; amino-acid sequence: MSATTAATDLVSKLPLRLRNFFARYPPQIYSAAVRPPITEPETAAEESLPSPYTPNRDAKGFKKPDPKAFSPSKALLYSNPEHPNPFLPRKNFRNGKWIGPPIGLRRQAELVKLAIKYNVEALLPPGRKSTEYKETRRAERGLAIKGTGVGQKVKGHKWERTMEARLEDRRKAMMEMPEMIRLWKQRGHGRGWKQWPKR